From the genome of Desulfonatronum sp. SC1:
ACGATGCGGCTGAGTTTTTCCTCTTCCATCCACCCGATGAGGGTGTCGGCGATGCGCTGGATGCCCTCATCCGGGATGAAGTTCTTGGGGTCGCCTTTTTCGAAGACCTGGGATGCGTTGACCAGCAGGACCTTGCCCCGGCGCTCCTTGGGCTTGGCCTTGTTCAGGAACAGGATAATGCCCGGGGCGGTGGTGTTGTAGAAGAGGTTTTCCGGCAGGTAGAGGACGCTCTCGATGAGGTCGTGGTCGACGAACCATTGGCGGACGGTCTTTTCCTTGTTGGTGCCGGCATTGCCCGATCCGCGGGATGCCGCGCCGGTGTCCAGGACCACGGCGGCGCGGCCTTTTTCATTCAGGCTGGCGTGCATGTGCTGGACCCAGCCCCAGTCGGCGGAGGATTTGCCGGGGAAGCCGGCCCCCGCCGGGAAGCGGTCGAGTTCGTCGTTGTCGTAGTCGGCCTCGGTGAACCAGTCCTGGTTCCACATGGGATTGGCCACGACGCGGTCGAAGGTGCGCAGTCTGCCCTGCTTGTTGCGGAATTTGGGGTTCTTGAAGGTGTCGCCGATCTCGATCTCGCCTTCCATGTCGTGGATGATCATGTTCATGTTGGCCATGGCCCAGGTGTCGGCGGTGTATTCCTGGCCGTAGAGCTTGAGCGGGGCAACGGTGCGCTTCCTGCCCTTGGCCGCCTCTTCCATGGCGATTTCGCACTTGATGAGCAGGCCGCCGGAACCGCAGGCGGGATCGTAGATCTCCATGCCGGGTTCCGGCTGAAGCACCTTGGACATGATGACGCCGACTTCCGGGGGGGTGTAGAACTCTCCGGCGCTCTGGCCGCCGCCCTCGGCGAACTTGCGGATCAGGTATTCGTAGCTCTTGCCGATGATGTCGGCCTCGACGTCCTCGAGTCCGAGGCGTTTGGTGCTGATCGCTTCGATCAGGTTGGAGAGCCGGTCGTCGTCGATATCCCGCTGGCCGTGGGTGGTGGCGTTGAAGTCGACGCGGTCGATGATGCCCTGCAAGCGAGGGTTTTCCTTGGCGATGGCCCGCATGTGGGTGGTGACGCCTTCGCCGATCCTGTCGGAGAGTTTGCGGATGATCGACCAGACCGGTTCTTCCGGGTCTTCCGGCAGCAGGGGGAGATAGAAGCGCACCAGCTTGTGATCGGCCTTGACCAGCTGGAAGGCCTTTTTGCGCGAACCGACCTCCGCCGCGATGCGATTGACCTCGTCATCGAAGACATCGCACAGCCGCTTGGTAAAGATCAACGGCAGAATGAAATCCTTATACTTCGGTGCATCCTTGGCGCCACGGATAGAGCAGGCCGCCTCCCAGATCCAGGATTCGAGGGATTTGCCTCTACTGTTATTGTTTGTCATTAGGCGGATAGCTAACCGATCCCGGATGATCAGTCCACATGCATCGTGATGGCCGAAGAATGGCCGCGACGGCAAGCAGTAGCCGGTCAAGACTGTTTCCGCTATTGCGGCTCTGGTGAGAGAGACCGAGAGCGGTCATGGGGCGTTCTGGCGGGCAGGAGGAATGAACGAAGCACGATTTCGAGTCCTGAAAGGACGACGTTTTTGTCAATTTCAACAGATTGCTGGAGAGTCATGGAACTGTCACGAATAGAATTGCTGGTGGCGGAGGAGAATGAGGATCGGTTCGCCGGTTTTTTGGCACAGCGGGTGTCCTGGGGGTGGGAGGTGGATCTATCCGAGCCGGGGTGGGTTCGGTTCGTGATCCATTTTGAAGCTAGGGACCGAGCTGAGTCTTTGCCACGGGATGCGGATCAGGCCCAGGACTTTCCGCGGAATTTGGCAGGTGAGCTGCTACGGGACGTCCGGCGGGAGTGGCCGGAGGTGGTCTGTTCCGAGTCCACGTATGAGGACAAGGATTGGGGTGAATCCTGGAAAGAATTCTTCAGCCCCGTGCGCGTTGACGACACCTTCCTGGTGCTGCCGCCCTGGCTGAAGTCCGAGGGCGAGGTCTCCGGACTGATTCCCCTGCTCATCGAGCCGAAAATGGCCTTTGGCACCGGGCATCACGCCACCACGGCCCTTTGCCTGAAGGCCGTGGCCATGTTGTGGAGGGAAGGGGCCGTTTCCGCGAATACCGGGTTTCTGGATCTGGGAACCGGCTCCGGCATTCTGGCCCTGGCCTGCGCCAAGCTCGGAATGACCGGTCTGGCCCTGGACATCGATCCCGTGGCCGTGGCCAACGCTCAGGAAAACATGGCCTTGAACGAGATTTACCAGGGGCTGGCCATCCAGAAAGGCGGGCTGGAGATACTCGATCCGGACCGGCGTTTCGGACTGATTCTGGCCAATATCCTGGCCGGTCCGTTGGTGCGTATGGCGCTGACCCTGGCTCGACGCCTGGAGTCCGGGGCATGCATGGTCCTGTCCGGAATTTTGGAGGAGCAGGCCGAGCGGGTGGAAAACGCCTATCGCGACCAGGGGCTGCCCGCTCCACGAAGGCTGACGGACGGTGAGTGGGTCGCGCTGATCTGGGCATGAACGGCAAGGGCCTCACGTCGTCTCCGAAGTGAGGCCCTTTTGGCGTGGGGGGCTTTGCGCACCCCATCACGATTTTTTCGTTGGTCCGCTATCCGACCCGCTTCAGTTCCTCCACGAGGCTGCCCAGTTCACCCAAGCCCGCGTTCAGGTCCTCGATGGCCCTGGATGTTGCCTGCATGGCTTCGGCGTTTTCCGTGGAAATGCGGTCGATTTCCTCCACTGACCGGGTGATCTCCTCGCTGGCCGCGGACTGCTGTTCCGCTGCGGTGGCGATGGAGCGGACCTGGTCCGAGGTGGCTTCGGCTAGGTTGACGATTTCACGCAGCTCCTTGCCGGATTTAGAGGCCAACTGAGTGGCACCTTTGACCGACTCCACGGTCTGGTCCACGCTGGCCGCATTGTCCCGGACCTCCACCTGGATGGCGGAGATGTAGTCGCCGACCTCCTTGGTGGCGGTCATGGTCTTCTCCGCCAGCTTGCGGACTTCGTCGGCCACCACTGCGAAGCCGCGTCCGGCGTCTCCGGCCCGGGCCGCCTCGATGGCCGCGTTTAGGGCCAACAAGTTGGTCTGGTCCGCGATGTCGTCGATGACGGTCATGATCCGACCGATGCCCTCGGCCTTTTCTCCCAGGCTGGCGATTTTCTTTTTCAGATCCAGGGCGTTGCGTTGCACGTCGGCAATGGCCTTGACCGCGTTTTGAACGATCTCCGCGCCGGACTGGGCCTTGATCTTGGCCTGGTCCGAACCTTCGGCCGCATGGGAGGCGTTTTTGGCCACTTCCAGAACCGTGGCGTTCATCTCTTCCGTGGACGTGGCTGTTTCCCCCGTGCGCATCTTCTGCTGCTCGGAGCCTTGCCTCGCGGCGTCCACCTGACTGGACATCTCCTGGGCCGAAGCGGCGATCCGGGCTACTACCTGGTCGATGCGCTCCGCGGCCTGAAGCATGCCGTCCCGGCGAGCCCGTTCGGCTTCCTTGCGGGCATCTTCGGCGTCCTGGGTGCAGATGTTGGCCCGTTCCACGGCTTCGGCCGCTTCCTTGGTCTTTTGCTCAGCCTCGAAAATTTTATTCCGCAGGTTGCCGACCATGGTATTCATGGCAATGCCCAGTTCTTCCATTTCGTCACGGGAGGCGAGGTTGACGCGGGTTTCCAGATCGCCGGCACCGACTTTTTGGGCAAAGCCGAGCAGTTGCTTCATGGGCTTGAGAATCGCGGCCCACACCGTGGCCTGGCCCACCACGGCGAAGACCAGAAGAATGACCCCGATCAAGCCGAGCAGCAACCAGGTGATGTGGCGGATCAGTTCCTGCTCTTTGGAGATGTCCAGAACGTAAACCATCACCCCGATTTGTCGTCCGCCGTAATCTTCCAGCGGGAAAGCCGTCAGGGAGAAGTTGTCATGGATGGCCACGGAGAGTTGTGATTTGGCATGGGCGAGCAGGGCAGGGGTGATCAGGCTGTTCACCGCTGGATCGTCGGCCCCGGAGACCTGAACGAACTGATTTCCGATTAAGGGATGCTTTTCCGCGTCTTGCAGGCGCTGGGCGATGCGCAACAAATCCGAATTCATGAACAGAAGCAGGTGTTGTCCTTCCCCAGCGGCCGCGGTCCGCAGGATTGGTTCGAACTCCACCAACATCTCCACGCTGCCCAGGTGTTCGCCCCGGGTGGAGGTCAGGGGCAGGACGCTGCGGATGTCGAAGCCCCCGACGCCGACCTCAAGTCCCTGCACCATGCGCCGTTCCCGGTTGGCTTCCATGACGGTTTGGCGAAAGCCGGAGATATCGTCGGAAATGTCGATTAACTGGCCGTCGCGACGAAAGTTCCTGTCCATCCAGAGCCGGACCAGGCTGCGTCCGTTGGGCAGGTGAAAGTGCAGTTTCAGCCGGTCATCCATCACAGCCTCGTAACCTTGCAGGGTGTGGAGCAACTCGGTGCGCAACATCTGGCGGGCCTCCTGGAGCATGGGGTCGGCCTCGTCATCAATATTTCCGGAAAGGGCGATCTGATAGGCCCGTTGGACCGCCTGCAACCGGGTGAAGAGCGCCGTTAATTCCTGCGCTTTCATGCTCGCCATATCCATGGCCGCCTCAATCTCAGCCACCTTGCCCAGGCCGATCTGGGTGACGAACTCGTTGCTCAGACGTTTCAGATTGGAGTCCGTCACGAAATACATCACCGCGCCCAGCATGAGCAGGGCGATGAACAAGGGGATGAAAACTTTTTCTCGAAGCTTGATGCGCACGGAAAAAACCTCCCATTTTGGCGGGGATTGTGGGAATGATTAAAGTTCCAACGGCGACGACCGCCGTCTGAGGATTCAGGTTCTCGTTAAAGCCAAAAACCGACTCAGCTGCAATGATTTGATTGAATTTGCTGAAATATTAAGTTTTGCGGCTCTTAAGCTCATTATTTTCATAAGACTATGTGAGGCTATGCCAAGAATACAAAATGAGGTCAAGCAATCGCCAGTCTTGTCCATATTTTCACGAAGATCACTGCGTTGCCGAAGATCACATGGAGGGATGGGAACTTGCTGAGTCGCTTAAAAATAGGAGCGACCTCTTTTGTTTTCTTGAAACTTCGTCTAAGTCCTCCTTCATCCCATGGTAGTGGGTCCGTTAACCATTTTATTCAGGAGGCGAGAGATGACTTTACGGCGAGTGAGTTTTCTTTTTTCGGTAATGATTTTTGGATGTTTGTTTGTTTTGGGAGGGCAGGGCGAGTACTCCCGGGCCGATGCGTCCAATACCATAACCCTTGGGTTCGTCATTCCCCTGACCGGAGACATCCCCAAGGTCGGTGAATCCTCCCGCTATGCCGCCGAAATGCTTCGCGAGGAGATCATGGCCCAGGGCGGTCTGGAGATCGGGGGCGTCAAGCATGAGTTGCGGTTCATTTACGAGGACAACGAGTCCAAGCCGGAATCCGCGGTCATGACCATGCTCAAGCTGATCGACCGGGACCGCGTTCTGGCCATTGTCGGCCCGCAGTCCAGCAAGCAGGCCGTGCCGGCAGGGCAGGTTGCCAACGACAACCGCACCCCGATGATTTCTCCCTGGTCCACAAACCCTGATGCGACATTGAACCGTCCCTGGGTCTTCCGGGCGGCATTCCTGGATCCGTTTCAGGCTCCCGTGGCCGTGGATTTTGCCATGAAGCAGTTCAATGCCGACAAGGCAGCCGTGCTTTTTGCTCTGGCGAATGATTACAGCAAAGGGCTGGCCGAATTCTTTCGGGATGATTTTGAATCGAAAAATGGCAAAGGCTCCGTTGTGGCCTTTGAATCCTACGGCGATCGGGACCAGGACTTCAGCGCCCAGTTGACCAAGATCCTCGCGGCCCAGCCGGATTTCATCTTCCTGCCCAACAACTACAACGAAGTGGCCCTGATTGTACGCCAGGCCAGCGACCTGGGCTGGACCGGCCCTTTCATGGGGGCTGATGCCTGGGGTTCCGCCGAACTGATGACCCTGTGCGGCGACCTGTGCAAGGGGCACTATTTCTCCACCCACTACGCCGCTGCCGGGGCCACCGGGGCCACCAAGGATTTCATCGAGAAGTACCAAGCCAAGTACGGCTACACTCCGGACGACGTGGCCGCCCTGACCTGGGATGCGACACGCCTGGTCCTCGAGGCAATCCAGTCCACCGGTGGTTTATCCGGGAATCTGCGCAACGACAGAGCCGCCATCCGCGACGCCATGGCCGCTATCGAAGAGTTCGACGGCATCACCGGTTCAATGCGCTTTGACGATGAAGGCGATCCGATCAAATGCGCCGTGGTCGTTAAAATTAACGACGCAGGTGAGTTTGAATTCACCGAGTCTGTTTGTCCGTAACCTGACCTGAAGAATTGCTGGCCCGGGACGGACGCTCAAGTTTCGACCCGGGCCAGCTTCAAACCTCTTCCTTCCGAGGCATTCCCGTGGAATCACTGTTTCAGAACATCATGAACGCCTTGCAGTGGGGTAGCTTTTACTCCCTGATCGCCCTGGGCTATTGCCTGGTCTACGGGGTGCTCCGGCTGATCAACTTCGCCCATGGCGACATCTTCATGGTCGGCGCGTTCATCGCCTACTTCACGGCCACTTTTTTGATGGGCATGTACACGGATTTTTCCTTCGGCCTTTCCAATCCCATGGTGCTGGTCCTGACCATCCCCATCACCATGATTCTCACGGCCGGGGTGGGCGTGACCATCGAGCGGGTGGCTTACCGTCCGCTGCGCAACAAGGGGGCTCACCGGCTTTACGTGGTGATCACTGCCCTGATGTGCGGCCTGATTCTCCAACACGCCAACCTGGCCGTGCTGGGCGCCAGCCGGCGCAGCTTTCCGGACCTGGTGGAGCGCAGCGTGTATACCATCGGCGGGGTCACTTTCACCAATCTGCGCGTGGCCACGATTCTTGCCGCGTTTTTGGTCTTCGCCATGCTCTACACCATCATTTCCAAAACGCGGATTGGAATGGCCATGCGGGCCATCTCCTACGACCGCTTCGCCATTCCGCTGATGGGCATTCCCGTGGCCACCATCGTGGTGATCACCTTTGTTCTCGGCTCATCCCTGGCCGGACTGGCCGGGCTGCTCTATTCCATGTCCTATCCGGTTCTGGAGCCGTACATGGGAGCGATGATCGGCTGGAAGGCCTTTATCGCCGCGGTTGTCGGCGGGATCGGGGACATCCGAGGCGCCTTCGTGGGAGGCTTTCTGCTCGGCTTTCTGGAAATCATGGTCGTGGCCTTTTTCCCGTCCACCTTCCGGGATCTCATCGCCTTCAGCATCCTGCTGCTGATCCTGTCCATCAAACCTACGGGCATCTTCGGCATGGCCCAGACGACGAAGATTTAGAGAGGTTCAACGGTTCAAGGGTTCAACTGTTCACGGTTGTTTCAATCTGAACTGAACTTGGCCTCTTGTGCTTTTTCTGATCAACCGCTGAACCGCGAACCCCTGAACCCTCAATTCTGCACAGGCGGACCGAATCCATGCAGCGTTTTACCGTCCCCATATTGCTGGCCGCGCTTTTCGCCGGACTGATCGGCATGAGCCAGGGCGGCATGATCGACCTTTACATCCAGTCCGTGATCATGTTCATGGGCATCAACATCATCCTTTCCTCCAGCCTGAACATCGTTAACGGGTACATGGGTGAATTCTCCTGCGGGCACGCCGGTTTCATGGCCGTGGGAGCCTACGTTTCCTCCCTGCTTTCGGTCTGGCTGCTGACCGACGACAGGGTTTTCGGGCCCGCGGTGCTGTCCCCGGAGTTTGCCCTGGTCATCTTTCCCCTGTGCCTGTTGGGCGGGGCCGTGGCCGCCGCCCTGGCCGGACTGCTGGTGGCCATCCCTTCGTTCAAGACACGGGACGACTACCTGGCCATTATCACCATCGCTTCCCTGTACATCATCAAGAGCACCATCGAGAACATCAGCGCCATCGGCGGCCCCAGGGGATTCATGGGCATGCGCTCCACGGTGGTGTTCATGGAGGACGTGATCGAGTTGCCCTGGATGATGATCTGGATTTTCATCTGCACCGTCTTCACCATCTGGATCATCCGGCGCTTCGTCTCCTCCACCTACGGCAAGGGAATCATCGCCATCCGCCAGGACGAGGTGGCCGCGGAGATCATGAGCGTGAACACCAACAAGATGAAAGTGGTGGCGTTCATGCTTTCCTCCGGTCTGGCCGGTCTGGCCGGGGGCTTGTTCGCCCATGTCCTGGGCTACGTGAACCCCGGGGCCTTCGGCATCCTGAAGACCACGGAAATCATGGTCATGGTCTACCTGGGCGGCATGGGCTCCCTGACCGGATCAGTGCTTTCCGCGGTGTTGTTCACCCTGCTGATGGAAGCCATGCGGCCCTTGCAGATCATCAAATGGGTGATCGTGCCCCTGATGCTGATCATTTTAATGCACTTCCGGCCCGAGGGGATCATGGGCAACCGGGAGCTGTCAGATATTTTTCCACGCCTGCGCCGCTGGATTCAGTTCAAGTAGGGTGGGAGGAGAGCGATACATGGCCTTGCTGGAAATACAATCAATGACCCAGATTTTTGGCGGCTTGTGCGCCTTGTCCGACTTCAACCTGCGTTTTGACGGCGGCGAGCTGAATGGCCTGATCGGCCCCAACGGCGCGGGGAAGACCACGGTCTTCAACCTGGTCAGCGGCTTCTACAAGCCCAGCCAGGGAAAAATCCTGTTCAAAGGCACGGACACCAGGCGTTTGAAGCCGCACAAGATCACGGCCCTGGGCGTGGCCCGGACCTTTCAGAACATTCGGCTCTGGCACGACATGACCGTGCTGGACAATATCCGATTGGCCCGGCACCAAACCTTGGGCTACAACCTGGTGGACGCCC
Proteins encoded in this window:
- a CDS encoding class I SAM-dependent DNA methyltransferase, which gives rise to MTGYCLPSRPFFGHHDACGLIIRDRLAIRLMTNNNSRGKSLESWIWEAACSIRGAKDAPKYKDFILPLIFTKRLCDVFDDEVNRIAAEVGSRKKAFQLVKADHKLVRFYLPLLPEDPEEPVWSIIRKLSDRIGEGVTTHMRAIAKENPRLQGIIDRVDFNATTHGQRDIDDDRLSNLIEAISTKRLGLEDVEADIIGKSYEYLIRKFAEGGGQSAGEFYTPPEVGVIMSKVLQPEPGMEIYDPACGSGGLLIKCEIAMEEAAKGRKRTVAPLKLYGQEYTADTWAMANMNMIIHDMEGEIEIGDTFKNPKFRNKQGRLRTFDRVVANPMWNQDWFTEADYDNDELDRFPAGAGFPGKSSADWGWVQHMHASLNEKGRAAVVLDTGAASRGSGNAGTNKEKTVRQWFVDHDLIESVLYLPENLFYNTTAPGIILFLNKAKPKERRGKVLLVNASQVFEKGDPKNFIPDEGIQRIADTLIGWMEEEKLSRIVDHAELKKNDYNISPSRYIHTSDAETYRPIAEIVAELKVIEAEAKETDKALREILEKLGIE
- a CDS encoding ABC transporter substrate-binding protein yields the protein MIFGCLFVLGGQGEYSRADASNTITLGFVIPLTGDIPKVGESSRYAAEMLREEIMAQGGLEIGGVKHELRFIYEDNESKPESAVMTMLKLIDRDRVLAIVGPQSSKQAVPAGQVANDNRTPMISPWSTNPDATLNRPWVFRAAFLDPFQAPVAVDFAMKQFNADKAAVLFALANDYSKGLAEFFRDDFESKNGKGSVVAFESYGDRDQDFSAQLTKILAAQPDFIFLPNNYNEVALIVRQASDLGWTGPFMGADAWGSAELMTLCGDLCKGHYFSTHYAAAGATGATKDFIEKYQAKYGYTPDDVAALTWDATRLVLEAIQSTGGLSGNLRNDRAAIRDAMAAIEEFDGITGSMRFDDEGDPIKCAVVVKINDAGEFEFTESVCP
- a CDS encoding branched-chain amino acid ABC transporter permease, with amino-acid sequence MESLFQNIMNALQWGSFYSLIALGYCLVYGVLRLINFAHGDIFMVGAFIAYFTATFLMGMYTDFSFGLSNPMVLVLTIPITMILTAGVGVTIERVAYRPLRNKGAHRLYVVITALMCGLILQHANLAVLGASRRSFPDLVERSVYTIGGVTFTNLRVATILAAFLVFAMLYTIISKTRIGMAMRAISYDRFAIPLMGIPVATIVVITFVLGSSLAGLAGLLYSMSYPVLEPYMGAMIGWKAFIAAVVGGIGDIRGAFVGGFLLGFLEIMVVAFFPSTFRDLIAFSILLLILSIKPTGIFGMAQTTKI
- a CDS encoding methyl-accepting chemotaxis protein gives rise to the protein MRIKLREKVFIPLFIALLMLGAVMYFVTDSNLKRLSNEFVTQIGLGKVAEIEAAMDMASMKAQELTALFTRLQAVQRAYQIALSGNIDDEADPMLQEARQMLRTELLHTLQGYEAVMDDRLKLHFHLPNGRSLVRLWMDRNFRRDGQLIDISDDISGFRQTVMEANRERRMVQGLEVGVGGFDIRSVLPLTSTRGEHLGSVEMLVEFEPILRTAAAGEGQHLLLFMNSDLLRIAQRLQDAEKHPLIGNQFVQVSGADDPAVNSLITPALLAHAKSQLSVAIHDNFSLTAFPLEDYGGRQIGVMVYVLDISKEQELIRHITWLLLGLIGVILLVFAVVGQATVWAAILKPMKQLLGFAQKVGAGDLETRVNLASRDEMEELGIAMNTMVGNLRNKIFEAEQKTKEAAEAVERANICTQDAEDARKEAERARRDGMLQAAERIDQVVARIAASAQEMSSQVDAARQGSEQQKMRTGETATSTEEMNATVLEVAKNASHAAEGSDQAKIKAQSGAEIVQNAVKAIADVQRNALDLKKKIASLGEKAEGIGRIMTVIDDIADQTNLLALNAAIEAARAGDAGRGFAVVADEVRKLAEKTMTATKEVGDYISAIQVEVRDNAASVDQTVESVKGATQLASKSGKELREIVNLAEATSDQVRSIATAAEQQSAASEEITRSVEEIDRISTENAEAMQATSRAIEDLNAGLGELGSLVEELKRVG
- a CDS encoding branched-chain amino acid ABC transporter permease, whose translation is MQRFTVPILLAALFAGLIGMSQGGMIDLYIQSVIMFMGINIILSSSLNIVNGYMGEFSCGHAGFMAVGAYVSSLLSVWLLTDDRVFGPAVLSPEFALVIFPLCLLGGAVAAALAGLLVAIPSFKTRDDYLAIITIASLYIIKSTIENISAIGGPRGFMGMRSTVVFMEDVIELPWMMIWIFICTVFTIWIIRRFVSSTYGKGIIAIRQDEVAAEIMSVNTNKMKVVAFMLSSGLAGLAGGLFAHVLGYVNPGAFGILKTTEIMVMVYLGGMGSLTGSVLSAVLFTLLMEAMRPLQIIKWVIVPLMLIILMHFRPEGIMGNRELSDIFPRLRRWIQFK
- a CDS encoding 50S ribosomal protein L11 methyltransferase gives rise to the protein MELSRIELLVAEENEDRFAGFLAQRVSWGWEVDLSEPGWVRFVIHFEARDRAESLPRDADQAQDFPRNLAGELLRDVRREWPEVVCSESTYEDKDWGESWKEFFSPVRVDDTFLVLPPWLKSEGEVSGLIPLLIEPKMAFGTGHHATTALCLKAVAMLWREGAVSANTGFLDLGTGSGILALACAKLGMTGLALDIDPVAVANAQENMALNEIYQGLAIQKGGLEILDPDRRFGLILANILAGPLVRMALTLARRLESGACMVLSGILEEQAERVENAYRDQGLPAPRRLTDGEWVALIWA